Part of the Crossiella cryophila genome, GTGAATTTACTGAGTGTTGCACAGCTTGTCATACGACCGCATGCTGCGGTTACCGAATTGACCGCCAGGGCAGTTGGAGGAAACGTGACCGAGACGATCAGCCACAGCCCGGACAAGAGCATCGACGACGTGAGCTTCGACCAGCTCCGCCAGCTCGTCGGCCTGGTCGACTACGACGAGAGCCGGGACCCGTTCCCGGTGAAGTCGATGGACGCGGTGGTGTTCGTGGTCGGCAACGCGACCCAGACCGCGCTGTTCTACCAGGTGGCCTTCGGCATGGAGCAGATCGCCTACTCCGGCCCGGAGACCGGCAACCGGGACCACAAGTCCTATGTGCTCAAGTCCGGCTCGGCCCGCTTCGTGATCACCGGCGGGGTCCGCCCGGACAGCGCGCTGCTCGACCACCACCGGGCGCACGGCGACGGGGTCACCGACCTCGCGCTGGAGGTCACCGACGTGGACAAGTGCATCGAGTGGGCCCGCAAGCAGGGCGCGACCGTGCTGGACGAGCCGCACGACGTCTCCGACGAGCACGGCACGGTGCGGATCGCCGCCATCGCCGCCTACGGCCAGACCCGGCACACCCTGATCGACCGCAGCCGCTACACCGGCGTCTACCTGCCCGGCTACCAGCCGAGGAAGGGCGCCTACCGCAAGCCCGAAGGCGCGCCCAAGCGCGTGTTCCAGGCAGTCGATCACTGCGTGGGCAACGTCGAACTCGGCAAGATGGACTACTGGGTCGAGTTCTACAACCGGGTCATGGGCTTTGTGAACATGGCCGAGTTCATCGGCGACGACATCGCCACCGACTACTCCGCGCTGATGAGCAAGGTGGTGGCCAACGGCAACCACCGGGTGAAGTTCCCGCTCAACGAGCCGGCGGTGGCCGCGCGCAAGTCCCAGATCGACGAGTACCTGGAGTTCTACGGCGGCCCCGGCGTGCAGCACATCGCGCTGGCCACCAACGACATCCTGGCCACCGTGGACCACATGCGGGCCGCGGGCATCGAGTTCCTGGAGACCCCGGACTCCTACTACGACGACCCGGAGCTGCGAGCCCGGATCGGCAACGTGCGGGTGCCGATCGAGGAGCTGAAGCGGCGCAAGATCCTGGTCGACCGGGACGAGGACGGCTACCTGCTGCAGATCTTCACCAAGCCCACCGGCGACCGGCCGACGGTGTTCTTCGAGATGATCGAGCGGCACGGCTCGCTCGGCTTCGGCAAGGGCAACTTCAAGGCCCTGTTCGAGGCGATCGAGCGCGAGCAGGACCGCCGCGGCAACCTCTGACGGAACTGAACCGCGCGGCCGGGCGGGCCGTTGCCTGGGATAGCGATCCCGGGGAACGTCCGCCCGGCCGCGCGGTGTTCGGTAGGCTTGCCCAAGGGATGGGCTCGGAGGTGGCGGGATGGCACGAGTGCGAAGCAGCGGCGCGCTGCCCCTGGCGGTCGCGCTGAGCACCGCCGCGCTGCTGACCGGGGCCGCGGTCTTCACCGTGGTGCGGGTGAACTGCCACGACCCTGGCAAGTACGTCCAGCACAGCGGCATCGTCGAGCTGGTCGGCGGCTGTGTGGAGCAGGACGACCTGCCGGTGGGCCCCAAGCAGTCCGAGCCGGTCAAGCCGGACGACCGCTCCGCCCCGCCCGGCGTCTGATCACTTCCTCGGTTCCGCCGCCCGCACCTGGTGCAGGTGGATGAGCACGTCATAGGCGCGCCGCAGGGCGAGGTCGCTGGGCTCGACCGGGAATCCGGTGCCGATGTCCCTGGTCGGCCGGGCGGTGTCCAGCCAGGCCCGCGCGGACGGCGGCGCGGTGCGCAGGTCGAGGTAGAAGTCCCGGTGCCGGACCCGGTCCAGGGTGTGCTCGTTCGAGCCGGGCTCGGCCGCGCCAACGGAGAACTGCTTCCAGTCGCCGCCGAGGGCGGTGTCCTTGGACAGGAACGAGCCCCGGTCGAAGCTGAAGCCGATCGGCAGGTAGTCCGCGCCCAGCCGGTCCCGCAGGAACGCGCCCTGCGTCTTCGGGTAGGCCGCCGGGGTGCCCGAGACGTAGCCGACGTGCCCGTTGTGCGCCGAGACCAGGATCTTGTGCCCGGTGCGCCGCTGCCACCAGAGCACGTTGCGCGCCATCACCTCGTCCCGGAACCGCTGGAACTCCGCGAGCCCGGCCGGATCGGCCGGGTCCACGGTGAGGAAGTGCGCGGTCTCGGCGATGGAGCGGGCGTTCTGCACCGCCAGCTCGAACTGCTCGCCGTGCCGGGGCAGGCCGCTGATCAGGTCCAGGGCCTGCCTGGCCCGCTCGGCCAGCAGCCTGCGTTCCCGGACCGGCTTGCCGAGATAGGCGAAGACGTCGTCCAGGGGACGCAGGCCGGTGTAGTACTCAGCGAGCGCGGGCAGGTAGCCGGTCACCCGGTCGAAGAACTCCGCGCCCACCCTTGGCGCGCCGAGGTCGTCGCCGACGAAGTGCACGGTGCGGCCGGGGTTGCGCCGGTTGTGCTCGCGCATCCACTCGATGAGGCTGACGAACTCCTCGCGGTCCCACGGGCTGCCGCTCAGCGTCTCCTTGGCGATCGCGCGGGCGTCACCGTTCCCGGTCTGCAGGAACTCGTTGATCTTCAGCCCGGCCGGCCAGCTCATCTCCAGTGCGAAGGCCCGGAAACCCTTCTCCTGCACCAGGTAGCGGAAGACCCGCTCCTTCATGGCGAAGAA contains:
- the hppD gene encoding 4-hydroxyphenylpyruvate dioxygenase; the protein is MSFDQLRQLVGLVDYDESRDPFPVKSMDAVVFVVGNATQTALFYQVAFGMEQIAYSGPETGNRDHKSYVLKSGSARFVITGGVRPDSALLDHHRAHGDGVTDLALEVTDVDKCIEWARKQGATVLDEPHDVSDEHGTVRIAAIAAYGQTRHTLIDRSRYTGVYLPGYQPRKGAYRKPEGAPKRVFQAVDHCVGNVELGKMDYWVEFYNRVMGFVNMAEFIGDDIATDYSALMSKVVANGNHRVKFPLNEPAVAARKSQIDEYLEFYGGPGVQHIALATNDILATVDHMRAAGIEFLETPDSYYDDPELRARIGNVRVPIEELKRRKILVDRDEDGYLLQIFTKPTGDRPTVFFEMIERHGSLGFGKGNFKALFEAIEREQDRRGNL
- a CDS encoding erythromycin esterase family protein, with translation MATQLSRRALLATAVVVTGTLLTPLSAQAAPDPVRALEQAAHPLRHTEPGRDHADLRALGRMIGAATVVGLGEATHGSHEFFAMKERVFRYLVQEKGFRAFALEMSWPAGLKINEFLQTGNGDARAIAKETLSGSPWDREEFVSLIEWMREHNRRNPGRTVHFVGDDLGAPRVGAEFFDRVTGYLPALAEYYTGLRPLDDVFAYLGKPVRERRLLAERARQALDLISGLPRHGEQFELAVQNARSIAETAHFLTVDPADPAGLAEFQRFRDEVMARNVLWWQRRTGHKILVSAHNGHVGYVSGTPAAYPKTQGAFLRDRLGADYLPIGFSFDRGSFLSKDTALGGDWKQFSVGAAEPGSNEHTLDRVRHRDFYLDLRTAPPSARAWLDTARPTRDIGTGFPVEPSDLALRRAYDVLIHLHQVRAAEPRK